The nucleotide window aaataagttgttataaaccaaggaacaaaatacattaTTTGATTATGCAgggcacaagtttcataaaattcttgagatatATTGTTCAAATCATCTTtgctataagtatcaaaaaaccatgttttaaactggttccatttattactaaaaaattccttttgaatataattacgtgcccgagaaccggggctaaaatctatttggtgtggaatcattaaatattattggggtcgaaatccatctcggatacagaaggaatatccttatctgaaATATTATCATTGTCTTggacaatatttgtttgagggttaatcttaaccctttcaaccctcTTAACCTTTTGATCAGGCTTATCACTAGCCATAGTGTGTAAAGAAGCTGCACGATTGCGAGCTGGACcgtagactggttcaacagggttaatatattgatatatatatatacacacactctaTTATAAAAGCACGTAGTCCTAATACGAAATATTGATAGATTTCTTACTTTTTGTAAATGCTTGTCATGTCggataaattataattataattaataattaGAATAGAATATGGCATCACtatttagaattttgaggagatTTACAAGGCAGAGCTTTTTCGTTCATTGAGTTTATTAAGTGGAATCAACAATCACAATTTTATAGTTTTATAATTTTTCGTTAACTTTTATTATATaactcaaatataattttaaaatagttttatttgattttttaaaattttgatttcCTTGAGTCGAGGTTCATGCGCAACGCGCGTATCCTAAAACtagttattttataaatatataatGAAATTGTTCCATTATTATACTCTTTTGTCTGATTAATATTATTCagtaagaaaatgaaaaagatttGGGTGGGAAGTGACCAAGGGGATTTCGTTTGTTGCCAGCCATTGTAAATCTCATTATTATGCTAggattttatattattttttgaaaatgtgTATAGTTTTAAAATTTTCCCAAAATTAAAGGACCATATACATATATCGTGAGAGATACCTTTTGCAATGGTAATATATAGAGCCCCACCCCCACGGCATCTTTGAAGCTAAATATGTCAACTAGTCGTTAATTTATCTATGGAAATACGGAAAAGAAAAATGCTCGACTTGTTTTCTTCTCTATTATAGTTTTAATTGCTCCTTGTCCTTCTTCATCTCTTTTAgaactatcttttattttctcttccaTTTTGCTCTTAAGAGATTTTtaggaagaagaaagagaaataaaGTGAAGGGGAAAATAGCGAAGTAGGGAAGAAGAATCCTTGACCAGTTTTGCATTCGATAAATTAAAGTAggactatttttatattttgctcTTCTGTTCAAACCAATCCAATATATAAAATATTGTAATTATCCTCTTGGATTAGCTACTAATCATCATCTTAGTAAGCTAATGCCTCATCAACTTACTAATTAGATGCAAATCCTTCCTATGAATTCCTCCTTAATTTTTAGAGAAAAATTAGAGCCAAACATTCAAGAACTAAGATATCACCAAACTTTAGAATTGCGATGAGAGCCAAAGTTTTAAGTTAGATTAGATGTTATTAGTTTACTAGTATATAaaattttcatgattttataaaTTCACTGTTAGGTTAAATAAGAACGAATGttaatatatttttaagaaatagattatttttgtaaaagattTTGCCTAACCATGTAAACTAAAGGACCAGAAGTATGGCATTACAACTTCTTTTGAAGCTTTGTATGAACAAAAATCGAGTATTGGCAAAACTAGCTTGCTGCGTCAATACTACTATCTAGTATCTACAATGTcagctattttctttttctttaccttttttttttcaaacattaAATTTGACTGAATCTCCTTGCCAAATATCTTGCTTACCATCCTTAATTAATTTCTTTAATGACATAACTTATTAGTACCAGTTAAGGATAGTTTTGCCTAAAGTAGAATTGTTTTGCTTTGCTGTTTGTAGATGAGTTAGAGTCTGGTTAGCTAGCTGTGAAAGTTGCATTATGGCTTTGTAATTTCTTCACTAGTAACTAGTAATTACTGCTAATACAATTGTTAGCCCTCATTTGTTTTGTTTGCACTTAACTAGGGTCTGAATCTGAATGAATGAGATCTTAGCCCattaagtgtatatatatatatatatatatatatatatatatatatatatatatatatatatattattattattatttttatttttaaaaagtctGCATAGGTCTGATTGCATTTGATTCGGTCAGACCTTTAATTGAGTCTTAATTCTGTTAAGAGGTTGAAAATACCGAAAATACACGCCTCTTGTTTCTCTCTATTGACATCAGGCTATTTCTTCTAAACCTAAAACAAATTTCATCCTTCACACGTCTCTCTCGCAGCCGCCAAATCTTTTTCTGGGTAAGATTTTGAAAATTATACTTGGAATTCTCCATCTTGTTTCCACTTTTCTAATGGTAAATTTCAGTTTCGAGTTTAGGGTTAAAAAAACCCCTTTTAAAATACGATTGAGAAGGGGCTAAACTAGAAGGTTTTGCTTGCCTCTTATTTGTGTCTTGTTCGCACTTTTGGATATTCTATTTTGATTGAATCTCTGAATTTTCTGTGATTTTGTTGACATCCCGATTCTCTAAATCGTAAATCTTAATTGGGACGTGTTCTAAATTGTTAGCaatgttttttttctcttttgcagATTCACATAGTCCCTTTTGAACcttcttttgttttcttcaaaaattgcaTATTAGTGACTGAAATTCAATTTCTCTAAACCGTAATTGGTGTTTATGAAGCTCGTCCAAAATTAAGAAACTTTGCTATGGCTAGAATTCGGATAATGAAGTTCTTTGTTGTTGAAATTAGAGCCGCTATAGTTTCATATTTGGCTAGAATTCGGATAATGTATACATAAGTAAGATTTACATTTCAGTGCTTTCTGAATATTTATGTGCTATTGCTCTTGAATTATTCGTCATATGTtacatgttttatgattgaaccATGCTTTCTTTTGTTTATTCAAGAGTAGCTTCTTTACTTCctcaattttttttcttcctattttGTGTTTAAGATCATACCATTTACTACATCTCTGCAATCTTCAAACAGATTATTTGCTTAGAAATATACAACTTAGCTCAAAGGGTGAGGCTAGTAAAACATTCGCTTTAGGCCCCAAAAATTTTGAGGCCCCAAAAAGTGTTGTAAAATACGTAATAATATTTTGACTTAGACAATTCTGAACTTTGTAGAAAAAAGTACAAAATCCGTGTaaaaaaggttttaaaaaaacaaagaatATTTACTTTTAACATAAGAAATATTCTAGAACTTCGAATTAAACTACTCAAATATTTGTATTAGCAAATAAAGTTTTTTACATCAAGATCCAAGGTAATGCATTGCAAACATATGGCTAACATCTTACTAATTTGAATTAACActtgataatataaataataatattactaAATGAAGCTAAAAGTCATATCTTGTATGAATACTTTAcgttcaaaatatttttttggttacATTTCGTTACTAcaattgttgttattatatttaattttcttttgtagttCAAATAGTTTAACAATTGGATCTtacataaaatattaatttatatCTTATAATATTTCAATTTATCTCAAATAATAACTTTTTTTGTTCAAGTTAATATTTTCACTAATTGATGTAATATTTAATCACTTTTTTTTGAATTGTATATGTTTTTATCTTGAAATATAAGCCTTATTGTCTGTTAGTAATAGTAGGAACATATACAATCTTAATCATTCAGTGTTCAGATCTGCATACCACATCTTTATATTCAGACGTTTTAATCTTTAAAAAAAGAAACGAGGCCTTAGTTACCCCAAAAAGGTGgagtttctttttcttcctctttttcctaATTGGTATTAAATCGTTCATTTAAAATGATATCTAATTCTATCATTTTACTTCACGAAATCAAGTAGTACTATTTATGCCAATAGAAAATAAATATAATCCCAAATTCGGTGCAGTGTTTTATCGAGTAATAAAAtgaagggaaaagaaaaggaaaattcccTTATTTTTGGTTCAATGGAACATGCTCGTTAACGGAGCGTGgtacaacaacatcccgacaactCTCGCCAATAGGCGAGGCTTTTCACAGACTGATAGTGTAGAAATCACCAGCAACCAAAACGTTATCCATTTAGCAAAACGAGAAGTTCCCGCGGATGAAAATGAGCTACACCTGCCAATCGCTAAACTCATTGGCGCCGTTAGTGTTTCCCGTTAAAAGATACGGCATATCCATTCCTCCGTCAGAATTCCGGTGCCGGAAAACCAGAAAATCATCGCCAATGATACTCTACAGTCGTCTCGATAACTCTACTGATACTCAACAGCAACAGCTTAATCTCTCCGTTCTTCGTTTCACTCTCGGTAGGTCCAAAACTCCTCtatttctctctctctatttcaattattttgtatttttcatatacTTTCATGTAATATGTACTCATTATTTGTGTGTGAAATTGTTTGCGCGTGTTGGATAGGAATACCGGGATTGGATGAATCATATTTGCCTCGGTACATAGGCTGCGCATTTGGTTCTCTTTTGGTATTGAATCACTTTCTCGGTTCGGATTCATCCGCCATCACCGCTGCACAGCTCGTGAGTTCACAATTTGTATTCAACTCTATGCATAACTGTTGTCTGTTTTAATGTAGTTCTAATTCTAATTCAGCGTTTTCTGTTTTGTATAGAGAACGGAAGTTTTAGGTGTTTTTTGGCTGCTTTTTCTGTTATGGTTCCCTACCTTGGAAAGTTTCTTAAGGTAATCTCTTTGTCTATGTTTTACGTAGATATTAGAGAGCTTAAGTTCTATAACATCCTCCCGAAACGGGAGGATATGTTATTGAAAATGTACTGTAAAATATGTTCTTTTTATGACGGTGATGTGGTGGCCAGCTTGCacacctcgactattccaccaGGTACCGGAGAGCTTATGGTTCTCCTCCCACTACATGACCGCTAGGCCACTTCCTTAGTGCACTAAATTGTTAATGACTAAATTGGCTTTATCTTCAGGGTGCTGTTCTAGTAGAAGAAAGAAATGTTCCTGAAGATGCTGAGCAAGCCTTTGTCATCTCAGAAGAAATATCAGATACTCTGAAGGAGGATTTGGCTTGGGGAACATATGTTTTGTTGCGCAACACAAGCACCATATCAGTGGTATGTATCTTTGGAAAAGATTGTGCCAACATGGATTAGTCAGAGCATCTTACAAGAAGATAGTACGACCACAATTTGAAGAAAACTTATAACCGTGAAGATTATGTTGATTTTGCAGCTATTTTCACTTCAAGATACAATTTGTGCTCGTGGCTACTGGAGAATACCAAAAGATGTGTCGAAAGATCAgttatgtgattggtttgagAAACAGATCCAGCAAAGTGGTTTTCGTAATTTGAATGAGATACTTTATTTTCCGGAGGTCTCAGGTATTAATTATTAAATCTCGTTTCTATGAGAGTGATGCCCTTTCAAATATTAAATTACACTTTCTGCAGTGTAAATTAAGGTGAAAACTGCACTTTGTTGTATTATTACTAAGTTGTGATATTGTGGTTCTCTCCACATTTTTGTGATAGTCTAGACTCTGAACTGTTGGAGATGCTTCCAAAAGGAACCCGTTCTCTCCTTGTTCAACCGGTATTACAAACTGAAACCTCAAATTCCGGCCAGAAGTGGAAGAAAGATGGTTTTGTGCTTGTGGCTTCCAGCAACAGTTATGCATACAACAATAAGGATAGAGCCTGGGTTGAAGCTGTTGCAAAGAAGTTTGAAGGTAAGTGCATCTACGCAGATCTATAGAGACTCTAATGTTTCTTCAAAATATGCTATAAACAATTGTTCAAAATTTGCTCATTGAGCTACTTCAGTGAAATCCATAAAAGCTTCAAAGCTGTGTTTAGGTGCAAGCTTGGTTGCTGATATGCTATGTACTAGTCCACTTAACCTTTTGCTGCTAGAGGTCCTGTTTCTTTGCCACATATACTTAGGGAAGTGTTCAATgtttacttttgaaaaaaaaaatcatctgtGATGCATCAATGATCAATGCATGCCAGACACACTTATGTGAAAAAAAAGTGAAGGAGAAGAATTAAATTCTAGTAGATGGTTCTAAATAAACTAGCGGTTAAGATTATCCTTGACATTTTATTTTGAATGTATTTAATAATTTAGCTTTCTGCTGGTGAAATTTAATAGCTAGTCTTTCCTTCCTTGTACACAATGGGAAGAACTggaaagaaaagaagtgaaagcTTAATTTCTGACTATAGATTGCAACAAGGGTAGCAGCTAGCATCCAGAACTTATGATCACATAAGCAGCATTCAAGGATCTATGGTATTTGTAGATTAATTCAAGTGTTCCCATCCAGCAGGCAACAGACGCATATTTTTCTATGGTGTAGTAGATCCTTTTTTGGTTCAACCCACCTGAGTATATGCTTATTCATTTCTGTCCAAAAATCAGGCTACATTCTGCCAGCTGATCGGGCATATAGCATCACATAAAGCAGGGATGCAATAATATGGTCTAGAGGTGCATGGAACCTGAACATCCCCTGTCATAAACATCATTGGCCCTCATAAGTTTTGGAAGAATGGTCAATGGTGAATCTAATCATGTCCGCAAATTCCATGCAAGGACATTAATACAATTTTGTCAAAGTGTCATGACCTGCAAGGACACTTGGTCCTCGTGATTTTTGATATCAAGATgctgaatcattagattatgatCTTTCACATCTGAATTCTCTAAATAGTGCTTGCACTGAGGAGCTTAGTTTGGTTCTGATTTGAATACTGTTTGAAATGTTCTGGGGATAAAACTGCTTCTAGGAGATAGAATCATTGTTTAAACTGCATTGACTGTCTGCTTTAATCCAAAGGTTGCTAAATATGGATAGTGGTACTTATAGGAAAAAAAACCAAAGAGATAAGACCCTATGGAGTATGGAAAATGTGGTTAAAAATCTATAATCGGGTCCTCTATGACAATGACTAAATTGATTATCTTCGTGCATTAAAATACTATATTACCTACtcctgttccagtttatgtgaacctatttcttttttggtccgttccaaaaaaaatgacccctttctaaatttggtaacaatttagcttaaacttacaattctacccttaatgagaagcttttataaccacacaaatactctggacccctttttgctttgtttaggaccacaaattccaaaaatcttcattttttcttaaactctgtgcccaatCAAAGACAATGTTTTTGAGAGCGCGAAGCGCAAAAAAGCGACAAGGGCTCGCTTCGCTTCAAAAGCGAAGCGCAAAGCGAAGCGCACGCTTTATTAAAGTGAAGCGCAATTCTTAAAAAACATAAtgtaaaattataaataatcaaAAACTTCAATTTAAATACTTAAAAGTAGGTACTAGGTACCACCAAATCATCCACAAATCATCCACAAACCATCCACACTAGAATCAACATCTTATTCTtctactcttcttcttcttcttcaagattgtCAAAATCTTGAATTCCTCTATTATCTTCATATTGctcgtcatcttcttcttccccctccTCTTCATGATCACTTTCATCTTCATCAGTTAGGGATAGGGATCGACTTGTAGTAGCCACACCTTTTCCCTTCCTAATAGAGCTTGAACTTGGAGTATATCTCCTTAAACCATAAGGATCTTCCCCAACTCCACTACCAACCGCAACATCACCCCAAGTGAAATCGGAGTCGCCTTCAAATACTTCTTCACCTTCGCAATTTTCGGGGACTCCGGTTAGCCACTCATTAGCCTCATCAATATTGTCCAAAAGAATTGGATCAATTATATTGCGGTGGTTGTAGCGACGCCTCAATGCTCTATTGTATTTTATGAACACTAGATTATGGAGGCGCTTCAAGGTTAGTCGATTCCTTTTCTTTGTATGAATCTGCAAAAAAAGATGTGTCAACTAATTAGTAGGAGTTTGGACAATTGAGATATAATTTACTTTATCTCAAAATACgaaataattctttttatttctcaCGTGTTCAAAAACACTCCAGTTCCTTTCACATCCAGATGAGCTACAAGTTAAACTTAGAACTTTGATGGCGAAAGCCTGTAGCTCCGGAGTCTCTACACCATATTGGTCCCACCATTCAACTATAGAAGTCAAAAAAAATGTTCAAGAGTTAATAAGTATAAAGAATACATTGAAGTTAGAGCTATAAAATATAGAAACACTTGGTCACCTGGCGACTTCGTCGTTCTTTGTTTAATAGCAAGTCGGAGCTTAAAAAGTCCTTCAGCTGCCTTGTAAATAGCAAGCTGATCTACTATCTTTTCTTGCAAGTCTTCATCTGGGTTCAACTTGATAACAACCTGATGGAATCCTGTCCACACTTCTTTAGCCAATGAATTCTTCTCATGCTGCTCATAAAAGAGTGATGAGTTCAGAATAAGTCCAGTTGCATGCAAAAGTCTATGAAGTTGCTCATCCCATCTTGCATCAATGATCTGAAAGACCTTTGCATATTTCTGCTCATCACTGAATGATGCTTGAATAGTCTCCTTGGCCCTATCCATAGCTTCATAGAGGTAGCCCATTGATGGTTTTTGCTCTCCATCCACCAAACGGAGTACTTTAACCAAAGGGCCACCAATTTTAAGAGCATGAAGGACATTATTccaaaaagaataagaaagaataaTGTGTGCAACCTCTTTCCCCGTACTTTCCTTTGCAAATTTACTCTTGCTTCATTCCTCTGAAGTGACCATCTTTCTCAAATTGTTTTTTTGACAGTGGATACTATGCAGAGTCAAGAAAGCAGTGGCGAACCTTGTCTTGCCcggtttcaccaaatttttttgCATGGTGAATCTTCTCATCATATTCAATAACAAGGGCCGCTGAGAAATATAAGAATGTAACCTAACGCCCTGGCCAAAAACTGTAGAGAAGGGTTTTTCCCTGAAAATGTCCCCGAACATCAAGTTGATACAATGAGCCGCACATGGAGTCCAATAGACATTCTTGTACGCTCCTTCAATCATGCCACTTGCTTTCTTATTTTCACTTGCATTATCAGTGACCACTTGAACAACTTTGCTTGGACCAATCTTTTCGATGGTATTCTGAAACAAGGTGAACATTTTGATGTGGTCAGTGGATGAGTCACTAGCATCAATGGACTCAAGAAACAAGCTTCCCCGGGGAGAATTCACCAACACATTAATAATCATTTTCCCCGTTCTTGCCGTCCACTTATCCATCATAATGGAACAGCCGTACTTGTTCCACACAACTTTATGCTCCTCAACAATTTTATTAGTCTCCTCCACTTCCTTATTTAGATAAGGACCTCTTATTTCATGGTAAGTGGGAGGCTTCATTCCAGGTCCGTATTGACCAACGACCTCAATAAAGTCTCCAAAAGTGTCATAGTTGACACAATTGAAGGGGAGCCCGGCATCATAGACCCATCGTGCAAAAGCTCTAACCGCACGATCCCTCAAAATGTCTTTAACAATTTTTTGTACATCTTTTCCACCGCCCTTTGCTCCCGGCTTCTTTGAGAAGTAGCAATCCATAGGACCTTTAGTCGATGATCCATGGCTTGACCCATCTCTTCCCCGTTTTGTTGGAAGTGACAATTcttcaatatcatcatcatcatcatcaagattGGCCACCATTGGTTGATGAACCATTTGATTTTtttgctccttcttcttctcaacAAAATTCTTTATTTCTTCCCTCACCTCCGGTGGACATTTCGGACAACTTGTGACGTTTCTATCGCCACCAATTAGATGGTATTTAAAGCGATAAATGCCACCCGTTGTAATCTTGTTGCAAAACTTGCATACAACATTTATATTCTTCTCATTAGTTCTCTCGCCATATTGCCAAGCCGGGTCTTTCTCTTTCGAACTTTGAGACATTTTAATATCCCTATTATTTAAGatataagaaaaaaaacataatcaataaactgaaaatacatataataataatatatataataattaattatataaacTGAAAAAAAACATTTAAAAAATCAGTGGGTCTATTTTCTGAAAAGAAATCAGAAGAAGAAGCAACAGAAGcagaatcaaaagaaaaaaaatttctgaaaaataagcagagaagcagaagaagcagaagaaaaataagaaaggagaaggagaaaggagaagaagaaaggagaagaagaaatgaagaagaaaggagaaagaaATTACCTGGACCGGTCGACTGGAGAAGCAGTGGTCgagcttgagcttgagcttgagaTAGAAGGGGTCAACCCTAGGCCTTTGtcaatctttgtttaattgttttgACGGGAGAAGCAGTGTGACTATGTAGgggtctattttgtataattaaaaAACAGAccccaagttttttttttataaaaaagggCCAGTTATCACTTTTTGTAAAGAAGCGATCGCTTCGTCGATTTCGTCGCTTCATCGCTTCGTCGCTTCACTAGCTGAAGCGCGCGCTTTTCAAGATCGCATCGCTTCGAGAAGCCTGAAGCGATACACTGTCGCTTCGCGTCGCTTCGCGCTTTAAGCGATGAAGCGATCGCTTTTCTAAACACTGGTCAAagaggttcacataaattggaacggagggagtaataaaaAAGTAAGAGTGCTTATTTATAGATAGTGGTTGGTAATGACTTAAGTTGCGTGGACTCTTCGTTTTTGGTGCCGCACCCGTCTCGACACGAGATGGGTGCGGGATACGTCACAAATTTGGTCAACTAACTTCGGATACTTTGACTTGAGTCCATCGACAAATTTGGGTGAAAACTGAaattttgatttctcaaaattaaaaataaaatagatttAAGACATGAGAAATGGCATACCTTCAATATTGTAGTACTTTTGTCTCATATTTGCTGCTTTGTGTTTCAGaaaaaccaaaaattcaaagtgtcGTGTTCTGAGTTCGGACTTCTACTAGATAGTAGCAACGATATAGATGGAGAGTTGGTGGAAGGCTTTGAATGACTTTTTTTTCTCTGTATAgctctattttttataattatgaatTTTCTAAGCTGAATCCTCGCATCCGTATCCATACATGAATCCGCACtcccgaatcttaaaatttagattttgcTAAATCCGACACTCGGGTCCATTCCCGTATCGGATAcccgcacccgagtccgagcaacttaggtcATGACGGCGTGGTAGATCAACTTGGGGGTAACATAAGTGATGAATTTTGTTTGATAAGTACTGTAGCTAGCAACAATCTTTCTAATAAGTGCTTCACTATGAATGGACAATTAATCTTCTCTCTTGGTGTAAATTGTTCACATAAGAGTTGCCCAAAAAGTAATATATGTACATCTCATCATTAAATATTTTCGTAAATAAAACACCAACATTTTGTTGGAAAATATGTACATGCTTTAATTACCAAAAGCAGGTTAATGAAAATTTATGAGTCTTAATTCCATTTCGATAAAGTGAGTCTTAATTCCATTCCCAGCCTTTTAATAGGAAGCTGGCAAACCTTTTTTTATGGTGCTTCCCAAAATGACCAGAGTACGGCTTTCTTTAGTCTCTAGGCCTTCCCTATCTGGTTACAACTTCTTTTATGCTTTTATTTGCTTTAGTTGTCCTCTCTCTGTAAATATGCtgtaaattacagtattctcatTTCTGCATGAGCATGTCGGGATTAATATTGCAAATGATCCACCATAAGCATAGTGAATAGGAGAAATTGCCACCCGTCCTATGAAGTTCAGAGATTAAAAATTATCCTTCGGTTCTTTAGTTTTTTGTTATTATATCATTAATTTCTCCTTTACAGAAGCCCC belongs to Nicotiana tabacum cultivar K326 chromosome 6, ASM71507v2, whole genome shotgun sequence and includes:
- the LOC142181787 gene encoding uncharacterized protein LOC142181787 gives rise to the protein MSQSSKEKDPAWQYGERTNEKNINVVCKFCNKITTGGIYRFKYHLIGGDRNVTSCPKCPPEVREEIKNFVEKKKEQKNQMVHQPMVANLDDDDDDIEELSLPTKRGRDGSSHGSSTKGPMDCYFSKKPGAKGGGKDVQKIVKDILRDRAVRAFARWVYDAGLPFNCVNYDTFGDFIEVVGQYGPGMKPPTYHEIRGPYLNKEVEETNKIVEEHKVVWNKYGCSIMMDKWTARTGKMIINVLVNSPRGSLFLESIDASDSSTDHIKMFTLFQNTIEKIGPSKVVQVVTDNASENKKASGMIEGAYKNVYWTPCAAHCINLMFGDIFREKPFSTVFGQGVRLHSYISQRPLLLNMMRRFTMQKNLVKPGKTRFATAFLTLHSIHCQKNNLRKMVTSEE
- the LOC142181788 gene encoding uncharacterized protein LOC142181788, producing the protein MGYLYEAMDRAKETIQASFSDEQKYAKVFQIIDARWDEQLHRLLHATGLILNSSLFYEQHEKNSLAKEVWTGFHQVVIKLNPDEDLQEKIVDQLAIYKAAEGLFKLRLAIKQRTTKSPVEWWDQYGVETPELQAFAIKVLSLTCSSSGCERNWSVFEHIHTKKRNRLTLKRLHNLVFIKYNRALRRRYNHRNIIDPILLDNIDEANEWLTGVPENCEGEEVFEGDSDFTWGDVAVGSGVGEDPYGLRRYTPSSSSIRKGKGVATTSRSLSLTDEDESDHEEEGEEEDDEQYEDNRGIQDFDNLEEEEEE